Proteins encoded by one window of Scatophagus argus isolate fScaArg1 chromosome 4, fScaArg1.pri, whole genome shotgun sequence:
- the LOC124057860 gene encoding nucleus accumbens-associated protein 2-like, protein MSEGLLQVEIPDFGSSVLGSLNEQRLLGHYCDVSILVQGQAFKAHRAVLAASSLYFRDLFSSAADSSSSSSSPSSQAVFELPSSVTPTCFQQILSFCYTGRLSMAASEQLVLMYTAGYLQIQNIVERGMELMMMKGSSSSSPLCCDSQTTSADELAGFEAPIVQQQQQQQQHSAPQLQEASPDQPSLSPEELLLAVSRIKQERADTPPAEENGGRVAAGEGGGGEEARVDVATDLQSSRSSTLCYLGAGGGLVPGLQSYLLAGGGRSSPGGSSLPTDSPPSHPPTEEELEEDYYGNTVHPGLYQHIYGHPGNPYIQDKMEMLSLPLANERRPCVLVGRDNMALPASLISQIGYRCHPSLYTEGDPGEKVELVAGSGVFMTRGQLMNCHLCAGVKHKVLLRRLLATFFDRNTLANSCGTGIRSSTNDPSRKPLDNRVLNTVKLYCQNFAPNFKESEMNVIAADMCTNARRVRKRWLPKIQSLLPDSLPTSSHPRKGKRGGGGLGAGSQAGEAAVQPSSSPFELDLRQLSASYLGLEAPLYAERREAAGEREKETSAALLPHLQFAASRGGGGGAQAEEVLTGGDADGAGRLQTEQPPDLPLSLSSNSSSSSSSSHPSPQPAEPAPPHMADTVERGAEPLEDSQ, encoded by the exons ATGTCAGAGGGGCTGCTGCAGGTGGAGATCCCAGACTTTGGCAGCAGTGTGCTGGGCAGCCTGAATGAGCAGCGGCTGCTGGGTCACTATTGCGATGTCTCCATCCTGGTGCAGGGTCAGGCCTTCAAGGCGCACCGGGCTGTTCTCGCCGCTTCCTCGCTCTACTTCAGAGACCTTTTCAGCTCTGCAGCCGactcctcctcgtcctcttcctcgCCCTCCTCCCAGGCAGTGTTTGAGCTGCCGTCTTCTGTGACACCGACGTGTTTTCAGCAGATTTTGTCCTTCTGCTACACTGGCCGCCTCAGCATGGCTGCCAGCGAGCAGCTGGTGCTCATGTACACTGCTGGCTACCTGCAGATCCAGAACATCGTGGAGCGAGGCATGgagttgatgatgatgaagggctcctcctcctcctcgcctcTATGCTGTGACTCACAG ACAACCTCAGCAGACGAGCTTGCAGGCTTCGAAGCCCCGATagtccagcagcaacagcagcagcagcagcacagcgcCCCCCAGCTGCAGGAGGCCAGTCCAGACCAGCCGTCCCTGAGCCCAGAGGAGCTGCTCCTGGCCGTCAGCAGGATCAAACAGGAGAGAGCCGACACacctcctgctgaggagaaCGGAGGAAGAGTcgcagcaggagaaggaggaggaggagaggaggccaG AGTGGATGTTGCTACTGACCTCCAGTCTTCCAGAAGCAGCACTCTGTGTTACCTGGGTGCAGGTGGAGGTCTGGTTCCGGGGTTGCAGTCCTACCTGCTGGCAGGCGGGGGGCGTTCCAGTCCAGGAGGCTCCAGCCTTCCCACAGActcccctccctctcacccCCCCACTGAGGAGGAACTGGAGGAAGATTACTATGGGAACACAGTCCACCCCGGACTCTACCAGCACATCTATGGACATCCTGGAAACCCCTACA TCCAAGACAAGATGGAGATGCTCTCCCTCCCGTTGGCTAACGAGCGTCGACCCTGTGTGCTGGTTGGTCGGGACAACATGGCCCTCCCTGCCAGTCTGATCAGTCAGATCGGATATCGCTGCCACCCATCGCTCTACACTGAGGGGGACCCCGGAGAGAAGGTGGAGCTGGTGGCAG gttcaggtgTGTTCATGACTCGAGGTCAGCTGATGAACTGTCACCTGTGCGCCGGAGTCAAACACAAGGTGCTGCTCAGGAGACTGCTGGCTACGTTCTTCGACCG AAACACTCTGGCCAATAGCTGTGGGACAGGAATCCGCTCCTCGACCAATGATCCAAGCCGAAAGCCCCTGGACAACCGAGTGTTAAACACTGTCAAAC tctaTTGTCAGAACTTTGCTCCTAACTTTAAGGAGAGCGAGATGAATGTCATCGCGGCCGACATGTGCACCAACGCCCGCAGGGTTCGCAAACGTTGGCTCCCCAAGATCCAGTCTCTTCTGCCTGACAGCCTCCCCACCTCTTCCCACCCCCGCAAGGGtaagaggggagggggaggattGGGAGCAGGAAGTCAGGCAGGAGAAGCGGCCGTGCAGCCCAGCAGCAGCCCCTTCGAGCTGGACCTGCGACAGCTCAGCGCCTCCTACCTCGGCCTGGAGGCCCCGCTATACGCTGAGCGACGCGAGGCGGCGGgtgagagggagaaggagaccTCAGCCGCCCTCCTGCCTCACCTGCAGTTTGCCGCGTCTCGTGGAGGAGGCGGCGGAGCGCAGGCGGAGGAGGTGTTGACGGGAGGCGATGCAGACGGGGCAGGGAGGCTACAGACTGAACAACCCCCAgatctccccctctccctgtcctccaactcctcttcctcctcctcctcttcacaccCCTCCCCCCAGCCTGCAGAACCCGCCCCTCCTCACATGGCCGACACAGTTGAGAGGGGGGCGGAGCCTCTGGAAGACAGCCAATAA